From Brevibacillus marinus, a single genomic window includes:
- a CDS encoding CdaR family transcriptional regulator — MRLIFSKGSRPMAKKCFQVNPEFAQMIVNAAKEIVRKDINFIQLDGKVIASTDPLRVGTFHEAALQVKKRGGAVAVTDHHRLKGARKGMNYPVVIDGQLLGVIGISGDPEECEAFGFLLTKMTEVLIKEQMIASRDHSLDQIRSSVVRMLIFESEKQDGSLAELMQQLHYELEESVFVSLIHLHGMDHHPSLSASMHSTLLRQGMTLFTYLFPNQYVVILNASQYSRAMQAWTSGFRSLPMHYTIGVGNVCRLEEVASSFRHARIALKYALMRQTHLCEYSTLDLEMIIENIGNDVRKDYVEKVIGGLSEEEIKLLNIYFKNNFSLNKSAEELYIHKNTLQYRLHKIAEKTGLDPRDYHHSVKLYLALLLRN; from the coding sequence TTGCGTTTGATTTTCAGCAAAGGAAGTAGACCGATGGCAAAAAAATGTTTCCAAGTGAACCCGGAATTTGCCCAAATGATTGTGAACGCAGCCAAAGAAATCGTACGCAAGGATATTAACTTTATCCAACTGGACGGAAAAGTGATCGCGAGCACAGATCCGCTGCGGGTCGGAACGTTTCACGAAGCGGCGCTGCAAGTCAAAAAACGAGGTGGCGCTGTCGCCGTCACCGATCATCATCGGTTGAAGGGTGCGCGGAAAGGGATGAATTATCCCGTCGTCATCGATGGACAACTGCTTGGCGTCATCGGCATTTCAGGGGATCCGGAGGAGTGTGAAGCGTTTGGTTTTCTCCTGACGAAAATGACCGAGGTCCTGATTAAGGAGCAGATGATTGCGAGCAGAGATCATTCCCTGGATCAGATTCGCTCTTCGGTTGTGCGGATGCTTATCTTTGAAAGCGAGAAGCAGGACGGGTCCTTGGCAGAACTGATGCAGCAGCTTCATTACGAGCTGGAGGAGTCCGTATTTGTCAGCCTGATTCACCTCCACGGCATGGACCATCATCCATCTTTGTCTGCATCGATGCACAGTACACTGCTCCGGCAGGGGATGACCCTGTTTACGTATTTGTTTCCCAATCAATACGTGGTCATCCTCAATGCTTCGCAGTACAGTCGAGCAATGCAGGCATGGACCTCCGGTTTTCGTTCGCTTCCGATGCACTATACGATTGGAGTAGGAAATGTTTGCCGGCTGGAGGAGGTCGCCAGTTCGTTCCGGCATGCGAGGATTGCCCTGAAATATGCGTTGATGAGACAAACGCATCTATGCGAATATTCCACGCTGGATCTGGAGATGATTATCGAAAATATCGGGAACGATGTCAGAAAAGACTATGTGGAGAAGGTTATCGGCGGATTATCGGAAGAAGAAATCAAATTGCTGAACATCTATTTTAAGAACAATTTTTCTTTAAACAAGTCGGCTGAGGAATTGTATATCCATAAGAATACGCTCCAATACCGTCTGCATAAAATCGCGGAAAAAACGGGTTTGGACCCAAGGGATTATCATCATTCCGTGAAGCTGTATTTGGCGCTGTTGCTCAGAAACTGA
- a CDS encoding GntR family transcriptional regulator translates to MESYFVKKPTPFYDQLYHAIKKMIIDGVYKPGERIVESKLAKEMNLSRTPIREAIRALENEGLVVIDEKSRILVYTPTAKDVEDVYQCRMALESLAVKLTIRRASDADIQQLERTLNQVKTMIEQQAYPKDEVIELNSQFHNLIYQYSGNHLLQKHLNGLKSLLHLYRVLNFQGENRDWIIYNEHHEIYRWIKERDEEKAAEAMIQHLIHDYNHLIEVIQTSG, encoded by the coding sequence TTGGAGTCTTATTTTGTCAAAAAACCGACCCCTTTCTATGATCAGTTGTATCATGCGATTAAAAAGATGATCATAGACGGCGTATATAAGCCGGGTGAACGGATTGTAGAGTCGAAATTAGCCAAAGAAATGAACTTGAGCAGAACCCCGATCCGGGAAGCGATTCGCGCCCTGGAGAATGAGGGGCTTGTTGTGATTGACGAGAAATCGAGAATCTTGGTCTACACTCCTACTGCCAAAGACGTGGAAGACGTCTATCAATGCCGTATGGCGCTGGAGTCGCTTGCCGTAAAATTGACGATCCGCAGAGCTTCCGATGCGGACATCCAGCAGCTTGAGCGCACGTTAAACCAAGTAAAAACCATGATCGAGCAGCAAGCGTACCCCAAGGATGAAGTAATCGAACTGAACTCCCAGTTCCACAACTTGATCTATCAATACAGCGGGAACCACCTCCTGCAAAAACATTTGAACGGTCTGAAGTCTCTGCTGCACCTATACCGGGTATTGAATTTCCAGGGAGAAAACAGGGATTGGATTATTTATAACGAACACCACGAAATTTACCGATGGATTAAGGAGCGGGATGAGGAGAAAGCAGCGGAAGCGATGATTCAGCATTTAATCCACGATTACAACCACTTGATCGAAGTCATTCAAACCAGTGGATGA
- a CDS encoding glycerate kinase produces the protein MKVLIAIDAFKGSITSQEGSRAISLGIREVCKDAEIVTVPLADGGEGTVEALVQATNGQYYEKEVTGPLGNPVKAIYGILGDRKTAVIEVASACGLPLVPADQRDPLRTTSYGVGELIADAMDKGCRSFVIGLGGSSTNDAGIGMLQALGFRFLDEKGEEVGWGGQALRHIRRIDSTRAHRTLQECRFHAACDVHNPLYGPNGAAYVFAPQKGAAPEIVRELDEGLRNFAEIVRRERNLDIHAIPGAGAAGGLGAAFAGFLGARLESGIQLILDLIGMEQKMRDVDFVITGEGKLDDQTSMGKAPMGVARLAQKHRIPVIALAGTVVHKASLNETGITSYFSILNQPMTLVEAMDGRVAFDNLRSCTNQLFRLIQAIRCRKTL, from the coding sequence ATGAAGGTTCTTATTGCCATCGATGCATTTAAGGGAAGCATTACCTCTCAGGAGGGCAGCAGAGCCATATCGTTAGGAATCAGGGAGGTGTGCAAGGACGCGGAAATTGTAACAGTACCTCTCGCCGACGGAGGCGAGGGTACGGTGGAGGCTCTGGTGCAGGCGACAAACGGACAATATTACGAAAAAGAAGTGACCGGTCCGCTGGGAAATCCCGTAAAAGCGATTTACGGTATTTTGGGAGACCGGAAAACGGCGGTCATCGAAGTGGCGTCGGCTTGCGGCCTGCCGCTTGTTCCGGCAGATCAGCGCGACCCGCTGCGCACCACATCCTACGGGGTTGGCGAGTTGATCGCCGACGCCATGGATAAAGGATGCAGGAGCTTCGTCATCGGTCTTGGCGGCAGCTCCACCAACGACGCCGGTATCGGCATGCTTCAAGCGCTGGGCTTTCGCTTCCTGGATGAGAAGGGAGAGGAGGTAGGATGGGGAGGGCAAGCGCTGCGGCATATCCGCAGGATCGATTCGACACGTGCCCACAGGACGCTGCAGGAATGCCGATTCCATGCGGCCTGCGATGTCCACAACCCGCTATATGGTCCGAATGGCGCAGCTTACGTATTTGCTCCGCAAAAGGGAGCCGCGCCGGAGATCGTGAGAGAGCTTGACGAAGGGCTGCGAAACTTCGCTGAAATCGTACGGCGTGAAAGGAACCTGGACATTCATGCGATTCCCGGCGCAGGCGCCGCGGGGGGGCTGGGAGCGGCCTTTGCCGGTTTTCTGGGCGCACGTCTCGAGTCAGGCATTCAGCTCATCCTTGACCTTATCGGAATGGAGCAAAAGATGCGGGATGTTGACTTCGTCATCACGGGTGAAGGCAAGCTGGACGATCAAACATCGATGGGCAAAGCGCCAATGGGAGTCGCCCGGCTGGCGCAAAAGCATCGCATCCCTGTGATTGCGTTGGCGGGCACTGTTGTCCATAAAGCTTCTCTAAATGAAACGGGGATTACTTCGTACTTCTCGATCCTGAATCAGCCGATGACGCTGGTGGAAGCGATGGATGGTCGCGTTGCATTTGACAACTTGCGATCATGCACCAATCAGCTGTTCCGATTGATTCAAGCGATCCGTTGCAGGAAAACACTTTAA
- a CDS encoding tartrate dehydrogenase produces the protein MKSYDIAVIPGDGIGKEVVPASLDVLHTVAEVHGGLRFHFTSFPWSCDYYLEHGTMMPENGLDILQNYEAIFLGAVGDPARVPDHISLWGLLIKIRRGFEQSINVRPAKYFQGLESPLKNPKHFDLIVVRENSEGEYSEIGGRIYNGEDQIAIQNAVFSRKGTERVMRYAFELAKKRRGHVTSATKSNGIVHTMPFWDDVFKDICKEYPDIGHASYHIDALSAFFVTKPEIFDVVVASNLFGDILTDLGGAIMGSIGIAPAANINTSGKYPSMFEPVHGSAPDIYGKGIANPIGQIWTAKMMLDHFGEFEIANLLLEAIEDVTSRGIKTPDIGGQSTTREVTEEICRCLKGMAGYNRTR, from the coding sequence ATGAAATCCTACGATATCGCTGTCATTCCCGGTGACGGGATCGGTAAGGAAGTCGTTCCGGCTTCTTTGGATGTGTTACATACGGTAGCTGAAGTACACGGCGGGCTGCGGTTTCACTTTACTTCGTTTCCCTGGAGCTGCGATTATTATTTGGAGCACGGGACAATGATGCCGGAGAACGGACTGGATATCTTGCAAAACTACGAAGCGATTTTTCTTGGGGCGGTTGGTGATCCGGCGCGGGTGCCTGACCATATCTCCTTGTGGGGGCTTTTGATTAAAATCCGGCGGGGCTTTGAGCAATCCATCAATGTTCGTCCCGCCAAATACTTCCAAGGCTTGGAGTCGCCCTTAAAGAACCCGAAACATTTCGATCTGATTGTCGTGCGGGAAAACAGCGAAGGGGAATACAGCGAAATTGGCGGGCGCATCTACAATGGAGAAGATCAGATTGCGATTCAGAATGCCGTCTTTTCGCGAAAAGGGACGGAAAGAGTGATGCGCTACGCCTTTGAACTCGCGAAAAAAAGAAGGGGTCACGTAACGAGCGCAACCAAATCGAATGGGATTGTGCATACGATGCCATTCTGGGATGACGTCTTCAAGGATATCTGTAAAGAGTATCCGGACATCGGACACGCTTCCTATCACATCGATGCTCTGTCCGCGTTTTTCGTCACCAAGCCGGAAATTTTCGACGTCGTCGTCGCCAGCAATTTGTTCGGGGATATCCTGACGGACCTTGGCGGGGCCATCATGGGAAGCATCGGGATCGCGCCGGCCGCCAACATCAATACGAGCGGGAAATATCCTTCCATGTTTGAACCGGTTCACGGCTCCGCCCCGGATATTTACGGAAAAGGAATCGCCAACCCGATTGGGCAAATCTGGACCGCCAAAATGATGCTGGATCACTTTGGCGAATTTGAAATTGCCAATCTGCTGCTTGAAGCGATTGAGGATGTCACCTCCCGCGGGATAAAAACGCCGGACATCGGCGGACAGTCAACGACCCGTGAGGTGACCGAGGAGATTTGCCGGTGCTTAAAAGGGATGGCTGGATACAACAGAACGCGATAA
- a CDS encoding cation:dicarboxylate symporter family transporter codes for MNLSVQSSGGQSPASKGSVARYLLKIPFSVIVIFAVALGFLLGYLLPENTVLMMIAVSGTYFPKTIVTFATVIIFFLLAGATAKLITVHKEKAGVFFSTTFIVYVVLGLISLIWVMGFIAMFIKIPMFTGAGQEYTASLLLGSIGNSFKTIGMQPLLHVLFAALLVGWVTTRVKALSPISEGIMKASEKILGFFKWIMWYYPIMIGCLSIYVPMKFGAKGIVHYAQTFLWEVIVTTAWCVVLILATKLMTKRTWKQILSYFWTIYPIGFGTGGSYDTLAANIVSAEKELGLSKEVAEVSIVFGTVLNKNGATMAVMLCTVSVCSMLNIPLSLFDMMMLVLPIWILGLESPGVAGGAGFFMSPIIANILHVPDPALFVTSFLAMYSGVTPMIAVATNTTNDGLIGAWLEDRYAKSLLANLQS; via the coding sequence ATGAATCTGTCTGTTCAATCGTCTGGCGGTCAGTCGCCCGCTTCAAAAGGAAGTGTGGCAAGGTACCTGCTCAAAATTCCATTTTCGGTGATCGTGATTTTCGCCGTTGCGCTGGGATTTCTTTTAGGGTACTTGCTGCCGGAAAACACGGTTTTGATGATGATCGCGGTAAGCGGAACCTACTTTCCGAAAACCATTGTAACATTTGCGACGGTTATTATCTTTTTTCTGCTTGCCGGGGCGACCGCCAAGCTGATAACGGTTCATAAAGAAAAGGCCGGCGTTTTCTTTTCCACGACATTTATCGTGTACGTTGTCCTGGGATTGATTTCGCTGATATGGGTGATGGGCTTTATTGCGATGTTTATCAAGATTCCCATGTTCACAGGGGCCGGACAGGAATACACAGCCTCGCTGCTGTTGGGGAGCATTGGCAATAGCTTCAAAACCATCGGGATGCAGCCGCTGCTGCACGTGTTATTCGCCGCTCTTCTGGTCGGATGGGTGACGACGAGAGTTAAAGCGCTTTCGCCCATTTCCGAAGGTATTATGAAGGCGAGCGAGAAGATCCTGGGATTTTTTAAATGGATCATGTGGTACTATCCCATTATGATTGGCTGCCTGTCCATTTACGTTCCGATGAAATTCGGGGCGAAAGGGATTGTCCATTACGCGCAAACGTTTTTATGGGAAGTGATTGTAACGACAGCTTGGTGTGTTGTGCTGATTTTGGCCACCAAGCTGATGACGAAACGGACATGGAAACAAATCTTATCCTATTTCTGGACGATCTATCCGATCGGCTTCGGCACAGGCGGTTCGTATGATACATTGGCCGCGAATATCGTTTCAGCTGAAAAAGAATTGGGACTGTCAAAGGAAGTGGCGGAAGTGTCCATTGTTTTCGGCACGGTCCTGAACAAAAACGGCGCCACCATGGCTGTTATGCTTTGTACGGTTTCCGTTTGCAGCATGCTGAACATACCGCTTTCCTTGTTCGATATGATGATGCTGGTGCTGCCGATTTGGATTCTCGGGCTGGAGTCTCCGGGAGTAGCGGGAGGAGCGGGATTCTTCATGTCCCCGATTATTGCCAACATTTTGCATGTTCCCGACCCGGCTTTGTTCGTGACTTCGTTTCTGGCCATGTATTCAGGTGTTACTCCCATGATTGCCGTGGCTACCAATACGACAAACGACGGTCTGATTGGCGCATGGCTGGAAGACCGGTACGCAAAAAGCTTGCTAGCGAATCTTCAGTCTTAG
- a CDS encoding haloacid dehalogenase type II has translation MNYKLITFDVYSALMDIEGSITPELRSRLNLDEASSHSLFRVWRTAQWNYLLLNNSMGNGFLSYKYITKCTLEYALQKLGAVLGESEKEELVSCWIRLKPWPGAKDVLSEVRNRGYQIAILSNGDEDMLREMAEYCDISFDYIFSADQAGAYKPSPLIYELPFKRLGLKREEVLHVAGSSFDTMGAVAAGMVVAWSNRFQDYTLDSRCQPAYCWNSLEELLTIL, from the coding sequence GTGAACTATAAATTAATTACGTTTGACGTATACTCCGCTCTGATGGATATTGAGGGAAGCATCACTCCGGAGCTTCGCTCACGTCTGAATCTTGATGAAGCTTCCTCGCATTCCCTGTTTCGGGTGTGGCGGACGGCCCAATGGAATTACTTGCTGTTGAACAATTCGATGGGTAACGGATTTTTATCCTACAAGTACATTACGAAGTGTACGTTGGAATACGCGCTGCAAAAGCTCGGAGCCGTGCTCGGCGAATCGGAGAAAGAGGAACTGGTGAGCTGCTGGATCCGCTTGAAACCATGGCCCGGAGCGAAGGACGTGCTGAGCGAGGTCCGAAACCGGGGCTATCAGATCGCCATCCTCTCAAACGGCGACGAAGACATGCTGCGGGAGATGGCGGAGTACTGCGATATTTCGTTTGATTATATTTTTTCTGCCGACCAAGCTGGAGCGTATAAACCGAGCCCGCTGATTTACGAGCTTCCATTCAAGAGGCTGGGGCTGAAACGGGAAGAGGTGCTGCATGTTGCCGGGTCCTCGTTCGACACCATGGGAGCTGTCGCTGCCGGCATGGTTGTGGCCTGGAGCAATCGCTTCCAAGACTACACGCTCGACTCCCGCTGCCAGCCTGCCTATTGCTGGAACAGCTTGGAAGAGCTCCTTACTATATTGTGA
- a CDS encoding tetratricopeptide repeat protein, which translates to MLENVRQSLINLSNEHPDDAKILYECASTRDMLGLEKEAVPYYKKAVALGTLEREDLRGTYLGLGSTYRCIGQYEEAIASLTEGISLFPADHSLKVFLALAKYNVKDFTGSIQLLLDSLLETSSCQHVQLYNRAIRYYRDHLDEIW; encoded by the coding sequence ATGCTGGAAAACGTGCGGCAGAGCCTCATCAACCTTTCCAACGAACATCCGGATGACGCGAAAATTCTCTATGAATGCGCATCAACCCGCGATATGCTTGGCCTTGAAAAAGAAGCCGTCCCCTACTACAAGAAAGCTGTCGCATTGGGAACGCTGGAACGGGAAGACCTCCGCGGGACTTACCTCGGACTGGGAAGCACGTACCGCTGCATCGGGCAGTATGAAGAAGCGATTGCCTCATTAACCGAAGGGATTTCCCTTTTTCCCGCTGACCATTCGCTGAAAGTGTTTCTGGCGCTGGCAAAGTACAACGTAAAAGACTTTACAGGATCCATCCAACTGCTCCTAGACAGCCTGCTTGAAACTTCCAGCTGCCAGCATGTCCAGCTATACAATCGCGCGATCCGCTACTACCGCGACCATTTGGATGAGATCTGGTGA
- a CDS encoding cupin domain-containing protein: MYGTYAFSSPDFIGYRLSYAITHLSGAKRARISGSLWPVPELIVDGPKSPSAQFFDDVNNNLLFQKDQRNYINILSTEQLNTLDNVSLLDIFLSNGNVVEPHYHQNAAELVYCICGAANISFINPFTNQVSHYQITPGQVVNIPQGWWHWEIATADNTHLLAIFNAPIPEVIFGSDILRLTPSQVLAHTYCLNEEKVKHTLSPIRNTTFIGPPRSCQQSQVQGYPPYAQVPHPNMPYPHPYMPYYQQPLRKQYW; encoded by the coding sequence ATGTACGGTACATATGCATTCTCCTCTCCTGACTTCATTGGTTACCGTTTATCCTATGCAATTACCCATTTATCGGGTGCAAAACGTGCAAGAATCAGCGGGAGCCTATGGCCTGTTCCGGAGCTGATTGTCGATGGTCCGAAATCGCCTTCCGCTCAGTTCTTTGACGACGTTAACAATAACTTGCTGTTCCAAAAGGATCAGCGAAACTACATCAATATCCTCTCCACGGAACAATTGAACACGCTGGATAATGTGTCTCTGCTGGACATCTTTCTCAGTAATGGCAATGTCGTGGAGCCTCATTACCATCAGAATGCTGCAGAGCTGGTGTACTGCATTTGTGGAGCGGCGAATATTTCCTTCATCAATCCATTTACGAATCAAGTTTCTCATTATCAAATTACGCCGGGCCAAGTAGTCAACATCCCTCAGGGCTGGTGGCACTGGGAGATCGCAACCGCAGATAACACGCATCTGCTCGCCATCTTCAATGCCCCCATCCCCGAAGTCATCTTTGGATCCGACATCCTGAGATTGACGCCAAGTCAAGTATTGGCTCACACATACTGCCTGAATGAGGAAAAAGTAAAACATACGCTTTCACCCATTCGGAACACGACCTTCATCGGCCCTCCCCGAAGCTGCCAGCAAAGTCAGGTGCAAGGCTATCCACCATATGCTCAGGTCCCCCATCCAAACATGCCTTACCCCCATCCATACATGCCTTACTATCAGCAGCCGCTTCGGAAACAATATTGGTGA
- a CDS encoding cupin domain-containing protein, protein MYRTSPYHYQWYYPMLTNWNNHWSYHWNPHYCNWDNNTWNHNWHPYQGKLELRDYGSRPFVVNIDQAAKQNSTYRTALWTGKKLQVTLMSINVGDDIGLEVHPTTDQFIRIEEGQGLVQMGDSRDNLDFQEMAYDDYAIMIPAGKWHNVTNTGKTPLKLYVIYAPPEHPFGTVHETKADAMAAEENQPYK, encoded by the coding sequence ATGTACCGTACATCACCCTATCACTATCAATGGTATTATCCCATGCTGACCAACTGGAACAACCATTGGAGCTATCATTGGAATCCTCATTATTGCAATTGGGACAATAACACGTGGAATCACAACTGGCATCCTTATCAAGGGAAGCTCGAACTAAGAGATTACGGATCAAGACCATTTGTCGTGAACATTGACCAAGCTGCCAAGCAAAACAGTACGTACCGCACCGCTTTATGGACAGGAAAAAAATTACAAGTGACTCTGATGAGTATTAACGTTGGCGATGACATCGGTTTGGAAGTCCATCCGACAACGGATCAATTCATACGTATCGAAGAAGGCCAGGGACTTGTGCAAATGGGGGATAGCAGAGACAACTTAGATTTTCAAGAAATGGCCTATGATGACTATGCCATTATGATCCCTGCCGGAAAATGGCACAATGTGACCAATACGGGGAAAACACCACTGAAACTTTACGTTATCTATGCGCCGCCTGAGCATCCGTTTGGTACCGTTCACGAAACCAAAGCAGATGCCATGGCTGCTGAAGAAAACCAACCGTACAAGTAA
- a CDS encoding aminoacyl-tRNA deacylase translates to MDQLRTLLQAKEVDFAIIQHEKPIRTAQEGADYFGIALGQTAPTIVVKSEEGYFALIISGSRGRVNLPEVSERLGCNSLKMASPQEVQKVTGYPVGSVPLVGLVLPCVVDRKLFRYPFIYGGTGEPHSTLKITPNALQQLNHVVAFLDERIGMGNP, encoded by the coding sequence ATGGACCAATTACGAACCCTTTTGCAAGCGAAGGAAGTGGATTTTGCAATCATTCAGCACGAAAAACCGATTCGTACCGCACAGGAGGGCGCCGATTACTTCGGGATTGCATTAGGTCAGACCGCGCCAACTATCGTTGTCAAGTCAGAAGAAGGCTATTTTGCGCTGATCATTTCCGGCAGCCGCGGGCGCGTCAATTTGCCAGAAGTGTCCGAACGTTTGGGATGCAATTCATTAAAAATGGCATCCCCGCAAGAAGTCCAAAAGGTCACGGGCTATCCGGTGGGCAGCGTTCCTTTAGTGGGACTTGTATTGCCTTGTGTTGTAGATAGAAAACTTTTTCGTTATCCATTTATTTACGGCGGGACGGGAGAACCTCACTCGACCCTGAAAATTACCCCAAATGCTTTGCAACAGCTAAACCATGTTGTCGCTTTTTTGGATGAACGGATTGGTATGGGAAATCCATGA
- a CDS encoding sigma 54-interacting transcriptional regulator, with protein sequence MARMERRRLLQEVEGLLSLIHEPVLVIDAAGKVVHANQAAEQVWKYSQIILVNKTLPDLVASANLYELTRRGKPLRDCPVEIIDATGCTYPYACLIHPLFVERKVEGAILQFTKRVWSAEGEKNCRYVPRYSFADIRGNSPNIVALKEQALQVAKSDSTILIRGESGTGKEVLAQAIHQASPRRQGPFVAINCAAIPESLLESELFGYEEGAFTGAKKGGKPGRFELAKGGTLFLDEIGDMPLHLQAKLLRVLQERRIERIGGAESIRVDVRVIAATHKDLETMIVRQQFREDLFFRLNVIPLYVPPLRERKEDLYDLIQFYMKWFGQRLGKEPKRFSASALKALFAYHWPGNIRELENVIEYIVNLEIGDLVTVSSLPASIRQAQAPETEAAGEMGPVRARQPDELPELAIRKSEEHLILQALSRYGKSTEGKKKAARALGISLATLYRRLAKLKQRTPSQYEK encoded by the coding sequence ATGGCGAGAATGGAACGAAGAAGGCTCTTGCAAGAAGTGGAAGGATTGCTCTCACTCATCCATGAGCCGGTACTGGTGATCGATGCTGCGGGGAAGGTCGTGCATGCCAATCAAGCGGCCGAGCAGGTCTGGAAGTATTCGCAGATTATCCTTGTCAACAAAACGTTGCCTGATTTGGTTGCCTCCGCCAACCTGTACGAGCTGACCAGGCGAGGAAAACCGCTGCGCGATTGTCCCGTGGAGATTATCGACGCAACGGGGTGTACGTATCCCTATGCTTGTCTCATCCATCCCCTGTTTGTCGAGCGAAAGGTCGAAGGCGCGATTTTGCAGTTTACCAAACGAGTGTGGTCGGCTGAAGGGGAGAAAAACTGCCGTTACGTGCCGCGCTATTCGTTTGCCGATATTCGCGGAAACAGCCCGAACATCGTTGCGTTAAAGGAGCAAGCACTACAAGTGGCGAAAAGCGATTCGACCATTTTGATCCGCGGCGAAAGCGGAACCGGAAAAGAAGTGCTTGCGCAGGCGATTCACCAGGCATCGCCGCGGCGACAGGGGCCGTTTGTGGCCATTAACTGTGCGGCCATTCCCGAGTCCCTGCTGGAGAGCGAATTGTTTGGTTATGAGGAAGGCGCGTTTACGGGAGCGAAAAAAGGCGGAAAGCCGGGCCGGTTTGAGTTGGCCAAAGGAGGAACGCTCTTTTTGGACGAGATTGGCGACATGCCGCTGCACTTGCAGGCAAAGCTGCTGCGCGTACTGCAAGAGCGGAGGATCGAACGGATCGGCGGAGCGGAGAGCATCAGGGTGGACGTGCGGGTCATTGCAGCTACGCACAAGGATCTGGAAACGATGATCGTCCGCCAGCAGTTTCGGGAAGACCTTTTCTTTCGGCTCAATGTGATCCCGCTGTACGTGCCGCCGCTTCGCGAACGAAAAGAAGATTTGTACGATTTGATCCAGTTTTACATGAAGTGGTTTGGGCAGCGGTTGGGCAAGGAACCCAAGCGGTTTTCCGCTTCGGCGTTAAAAGCGCTGTTTGCTTACCACTGGCCGGGTAACATCCGGGAATTGGAGAATGTTATCGAGTATATCGTCAATCTGGAGATTGGCGATTTGGTGACCGTGAGCAGTTTGCCGGCTTCGATCAGACAGGCGCAGGCGCCAGAGACAGAAGCGGCGGGGGAAATGGGGCCGGTTCGCGCCCGGCAGCCGGACGAGCTGCCCGAACTGGCGATCAGGAAGTCGGAGGAACACTTGATCTTGCAGGCGCTTAGTCGTTACGGCAAGAGTACCGAAGGAAAAAAGAAAGCGGCCCGTGCGTTGGGAATCAGCTTGGCGACGCTCTACCGGCGTTTGGCCAAGTTAAAACAGCGAACGCCTTCTCAATATGAGAAATAA